One Nodosilinea sp. FACHB-141 DNA segment encodes these proteins:
- the purT gene encoding formate-dependent phosphoribosylglycinamide formyltransferase, whose translation MTTPPSPLAPLGTPLNDDAQRLMLLGSGELGREVALEAVRLGLEVIAVDRYDHAPAMTVAHRCHVIDMLDGAALRQVIEQEQPGLIVPEVEAIATDTLVALEAEGWRVIPTARATQLTMNREGIRRLAAEELGLKTSPFRFAGTEAEYLEAIEAIGLPCVVKPIMSSSGKGQSTVRQESEVLTAWQYAGEAGRSKGDRVIVEGFVPFDTEITLLTVRAIDGTHFCPPIGHRQEAGDYRESWQPCALHPDTLAACQEMAKAVTDALGGWGLFGVELFIAGEADQPQTVYFSEVSPRPHDTGMVTMVSQHQSEFELHVRAIMGLPIGEITLMQPGASAVILASGKSDNPQYSGLDKALQVPTSKVRLFGKPTAHPNRRMGVALALGETVEEAKERAIASASAVQVIL comes from the coding sequence CCTTAAACGACGACGCCCAGCGGTTGATGCTGCTGGGTTCGGGTGAGCTGGGTCGTGAGGTGGCCCTTGAAGCGGTGCGCCTAGGGCTGGAGGTAATTGCCGTCGATCGCTACGACCATGCCCCAGCTATGACGGTGGCTCACCGCTGCCACGTGATTGACATGCTCGATGGTGCGGCACTGCGGCAGGTGATCGAGCAGGAGCAGCCAGGGTTGATCGTGCCGGAGGTGGAGGCGATCGCCACCGATACTTTAGTGGCGCTGGAAGCCGAAGGCTGGCGAGTCATCCCCACCGCCCGCGCCACCCAGCTGACCATGAACCGCGAGGGCATTCGGCGGTTGGCGGCAGAAGAACTGGGTCTCAAGACTTCGCCCTTTCGCTTTGCCGGCACTGAGGCGGAGTATCTAGAGGCTATAGAAGCCATCGGTCTGCCCTGCGTGGTCAAACCAATTATGAGTTCGTCGGGCAAAGGCCAGAGCACCGTGCGTCAGGAGTCTGAGGTGCTGACGGCCTGGCAGTACGCGGGAGAAGCGGGTCGGAGCAAGGGCGATCGTGTCATTGTGGAGGGCTTTGTGCCCTTCGACACTGAGATTACTCTGCTGACGGTGCGGGCGATCGACGGCACCCACTTTTGCCCTCCTATCGGCCACCGCCAGGAGGCGGGCGACTACCGCGAGTCTTGGCAGCCCTGCGCCCTGCACCCCGACACCCTAGCAGCCTGTCAGGAGATGGCGAAAGCGGTCACCGATGCCCTGGGCGGCTGGGGACTGTTTGGGGTGGAGCTATTCATTGCTGGAGAAGCGGATCAACCTCAAACCGTGTACTTTAGCGAGGTCAGCCCCCGCCCCCACGACACCGGCATGGTGACGATGGTGAGCCAGCACCAGTCGGAGTTTGAGCTGCACGTACGGGCGATTATGGGTCTGCCCATTGGCGAGATTACCCTGATGCAGCCGGGGGCCTCGGCGGTGATTTTGGCATCTGGGAAGAGCGACAATCCTCAGTATTCTGGCCTGGATAAAGCCTTACAAGTGCCCACCAGCAAGGTGCGGCTGTTTGGCAAGCCCACCGCTCACCCTAACCGCCGCATGGGGGTGGCCCTGGCATTAGGCGAGACGGTGGAAGAGGCTAAAGAGCGGGCGATCGCCAGCGCCAGCGCCGTCCAGGTGATTCTATAA